A single genomic interval of Odontesthes bonariensis isolate fOdoBon6 chromosome 3, fOdoBon6.hap1, whole genome shotgun sequence harbors:
- the tshba gene encoding thyroid stimulating hormone subunit beta a, giving the protein MHKYCPAGTSEHRQFSKCLHLSSRTEIDWVNYTFLNMDTAVFSCWLLFLLFCPAVPMCLPTDFTLYVEKPECDYCVAINTTICMGFCYSRDSNMRGILGPRFLIQRGCTYDKVEYHTAILPGCPFDSDPVFTYPLALSCRCGACRTDSDECTHRASTRGATCTKPVRGVYPYTGQSNYMIPF; this is encoded by the exons ATGCATAAATACTGTCCAGCTGGGACCTCAGAGCATCGTCAGTTCTCCAAgtgcctccatctctccagcag GACCGAAATTGATTGGGTAAATTACACATTTCTTAACATGGACACAGCAGTATTCTCCTGCTGGcttctttttctgctgttttgtcCTGCTGTTCCCATGTGTCTGCCCACCGACTTCACCCTGTATGTGGAAAAGCCAGAATGTGACTACTGTGTGGCAATCAACACCACTATCTGCATGGGATTTTGCTACTCAAGG GACAGCAACATGAGGGGTATTCTCGGCCCACGCTTCCTCATCCAGAGAGGCTGCACCTATGATAAGGTGGAATACCACACAGCCATTTTGCCCGGCTGTCCCTTTGACTCCGACCCTGTCTTTACTTACCCTCTGGCTCTCAGCTGCCGCTGTGGAGCCTGCAGGACTGACAGTGATGAGTGCACGCACAGAGCCAGCACCCGCGGAGCTACGTGCACCAAACCAGTCAGAGGTGTCTACCCTTACACTGGTCAGAGCAACTATATGATAcccttttga